Within the Methanoculleus sp. SDB genome, the region GGAGGCTGAGGACGAGGGCGTGGAAATTTCCTTTTCAGCACTCGCCGACCTGCGCATCAGCGTGCATACCTACCTCGTGAGTCGTGCTATCGAAGGAATGAGCATCGCGAATCTCGCGATTCGGAGCCGGACCGGGGCCTCGGTTATCGCTGTCTCCCGGGGCGACAAACATGTGATAAACCCCCATCCCGAGTTCATCTTCGAGGCAGGGGACACCGTCGTCGTCATCGGGGAGGCGGACCAGCTGAGAACGTTCGAGCGCACGATACTGGAGAAATAATGCCGGGCCTTGCTGGTGCACTCCTAGTCTGCCTCGCTCTGCTCGTCCTTTCAAAACGGGTTCGATTTCCTCCCATCCCTTTCTATATCGGGGCGGGCCTCGTGCTCGGGGAAGCGGGCCTCGGCCTCGTTGCGGCTGACGAAATCTCTGCATTTCTGGCCCGGATAGGACTGTTGTTTCTCCTGTTTTCCATGGGTCTTCAGCTCAGGCCCGACCAGATCCGGATCCGTGGCTCCTCGTTTGCCGCTGCAGGCATCATCGACTGCGCCGTCAATATCCCTCTTGGCTTTATCGGGGGGCTTGCACTGGGAATCCCGATCTACGAGGCGCTGCTGATCGCCGCGGCGTTTTACATCAGCAGCTCGGCAATGGCTGTCGCCTCGCTGATCGAAAATAAAAAGCTGTTCCTTGCCGAAGCGGAGACAGTCGTCTGGCTGATGGTCTTCGAGGATATCGTCCTCGTCCTCTTTGTGGCGCTCTTCTCCTCGACCGGGCAGGGAGCAGTCTCCGTCTTTGCCAGAACGGCAGTCGTCGTCGCTGCCTGTTTTCTCGTCGTCCGCTATGGACGGCAGGCCCTCATATCGCTCCTCTCACGCGAGGACGAAGTCCCCCTCGTCTTTTCATTCTCTGCCGTCATCGGAGCCGCCTGGCTTGCAGGGATGCTCGGCGTTCCGGAAACCCTTCTCGTCATCGCTCTCGGATCCGCCCTTTCACAGACCGTCCCCGGCGTCCTCGAAGCGCAGATCCGTCCGTTTCGTGACGTATTCCTCATCGTTTTCTTCGTATTTTTCGGCATTACCATCGACTTTGCCGGAATCCCGCCTCTCCCGGCACTGGTGGCACTTGCCGTGCTCGCGCTCCTCTCCAAACTCCTCTCCGGCGCCCTGATCGGCAGGGTCGTGCACCGCCGGGCCGGATCCGGTGTGGAGATCTGGTCCCATACCGCCGCCCGCGGGGAATTTTCAATCGCCCTTGCCGCCGTCTTCGGATCAGCGGCCGTATCGGGGACGGTGGCCGCACTCGTGGTGATAACGTCGCTTTGCGGAGCCCTGCTCGGCAAGTACGGCACCGCCCTCTTTCCCCGGGCGCTCCGGAACGTATCCGACAGTCACCGCTCCGGACGCCCCTGATGGCGGGCGACCCAACCCGGTGCAAACCGGTGCATGAAATATGCAAACGATTTGTTTCTCCCCATCGCACCTCCGGTGTCATACCGGACGAGAAGTTCTCTCATGAAGTGGATCCGGGACATCCCGCCCGGGACAATCCGGTTAAAATCCTCTTTTGTGAGAGAATCGGTCGATGTGATCTCCTCCGCAATACCGAACCGCCGCAATGCGGAGAGGGGGATCCCCGCAAGATACCAGCTCTCGATCTCGGTGATGACGATGACGATCCGGCCCTCTGACACAGCATGGTGGTACCATGACCGGATCTCCCGTTTTTTCGTGGCGATCGTCGGTGCGGTGTCGATATCGCGCACATAGAGGTACCCCGCACCGCTCTTCCTGACCGCCCGCACGAAGAGTTCGGTGCGTTTCCGCTTTTCCCGTGCGTACTTCCAGATCTTCACGCGGTATCCTTCATCGGCAAGGATCGGGAGAATTACCCTGGCGAAGAATCGTTCGTCGTCATTTCCCTCCAGAAGGACGTACAGGAGCGTGCTGTGCATAGGCGATCAGAGCAGATTCTGGACATAGAGCTCCTCGATGCCCATTGTCGCAAGAAATATTCTCAGGTCCTCGCTCTCCGCCGGTCGGGCGATTTTCGAAAAGCCCCTCTCGTCGCGTGATATCAGGAAGAGGTTCTCTGCTCCTGCATTTTTCACAAATTCCGGGTTGTGCGTCGTGATGATGAGCTGGGTGCCGATCCTCTCCGGCACCTCTTTCATCATGTCGATGATCTTTGAGATCAGGAACGGGTGAATATTCCGCTCCGGTTCCTCGAGCACGATCACCGGCTTGGTTTCGAAATACAGCGCGACGATGAGGGCAGTGAGATTGATCGTTCCGTCGGAGATCAGGGGTGCCGGGATTGAGGCGCAGCCGGTGTACCGTTCGCGGATCGTTGTCACCAGTGTCCTGTCGGCCATCCGCTCGACGCGGAACTCTTCAATAAAAGGAAAGAGCTCGGCGGCAAACGCCGCGAGCATCTCCTTCTTCTCCGGATCCGACAGAATGCGTCGCAGGACGATAGCGAGATTACTGGCATCGGGCTCCAGATCGGCTCTCCCGACAACGGGCGTCGCCCGTTTTGAGAGCTTCGGATCGAAATCATAGAGGGCGATACTCCGGAAGAAATCGGCGGTGCCGTAGGCCACAGGGGAGAGAAGGGGAAAGAGTGTCGGATTTTCGAGGAGCGATCGTTTCGGGGAGAGCGGCTCGGCGTATGACGGGAGCCTGAACAGCCCGGCAACCGTCTCCGGGACAACGGATGCGCGAATATGATCTCCCTCCCGTTCAAGCGCCACGTACCCGCCGCCGAGGTGCACCTCATCGCCGCCGTTCACCCTACGGGAGAAGGAGCAGGATGCTTCGAGGCGCTCGGCGAAGACGGTATAGCCGTCACCGGCGGGGGGAAACCGTATCGTAAGGCTGTAGGCGATCCTGAAACAGCGTGCGACGATCCGCCCCCCGTCCTCTTCGCAGAACTGGAGTGACGCCGGATGCGCCGTCGCGTCGATGATGCACGATGCCGACTGGTCACGGCTGCCGCCGATGCAGAGGTTTCTCAGGTATTCTGTGCCGCCCTGAAGCGAAATTGCATTTTCGAGCCCCCGGGATGCAATATCCCGAAAATACCTGATGTTGCTGATGAAATTCGACTTTCCCGCGGCATTGGGCCCAATCAGGACATTGAATCCGCCCAGTTCCATGTGGAGGCTGTTAAAGCTCCTGAAATTCTCCGCATTTATCTCCAGAAACCGCATGCCATGATCCTCTCCCGAATCCCGTATTCATTGAACTGGCTGTCAGGGGTGATAAATCACCCGTCTCCGGGCAATAGCCGGGCTGAAGGACGGTTTATGTAATGTGTAATCATGACTATCCTAGTACATCCGGAGTGCGAATGGGCGGTCGTATGCCCGATGGTGCCTGAAGCAGAACCGAAGTGGCAGACCCGGCACAGAAACGACACTGCGGGGGTGTATGGCCATGTCTTCCAATCATGATTCCGGGGAGGAGATTCGGACAACCGGATCCGGTTTCCCGGCTGTCAGGGTTGTCCGGAAAGATGTCAGGCGGGTGAGCATCCGCGTTCTTTCCGATGGAACGGTACGAATCACGGCACCGCCGGAGTTCGACATCGGACCTGTCATCGACCGGCACAGGGACTGGATTGTCCGGCAGCAGGCCCGCGTTTCCGCCTGTGCAGCGGAACACGGGGGATCCGAGCACGTCATGCTGCTGCACGGCCGGCCATATCACCTCGTCCCCGGACCCGGCTGTCTCGTGGACGAAATGGCGGGCGAGGTCCGCTACACATCTCCACTGACCCTTAAAAAAGCGCTTATCAGCTGGTTGCGGGAGGATCTTTCAGGGAGGATAGCCCGGCATGCCGCTCTCATGGACGTGTCACCGGGCAGGCTCAGTATCCGGATGCAGCGGACCCGGTGGGCGAGCTGTTCAGCCCGGGGGACCATAAGCGCCAACCTCCGGCTGATGGCCGTCCCCCCCGCCCTGCGGGACTACATCGTCGTTCACGAACTTGCGCATCTCATCGAACCGAATCATTCGGCCCGTTACTGGCGCCTTGTGACGGCATTCTACCCCGATTTCGCGGATGCGGAGCTGGAGCTGAAAAAATACTGGGTTGTCGTGGAAAGAAACGTCATCTGGAAGCAGATTCAGGAGCTCTAGGTGCCACGCAGGCCGCCCCTTATCTGCCTCTAGTCGTATTTTCCCTTGACGCCTTCCCATCCTGTGAAGCCGCAGTAAATACAGCAGTCCCCGTTGCAGTGCCTGCATTTCCGGGGAGGGCTTTTCACGAGGACCTTCCCTTTTTTATCGCAATAGACACAGCCCGCTCCTTCGCAATGCTGGCAGATCGCCTCGGTGTATTCTGGTGTTCCGGTCATGCTGGTGCTGTCACCTCAGTACAGGGACATGGGGTGCCGGTGATAAAGAATGTAGTTATCCGTCTCTGCAGGCGTTCCCCGTGTCAGTCCACCAGTACGAGCCCGACCGATTTGATATCGCCGTGCTCGATTTTACCGTATTCCATGTCCCTGCACGGGATCGGGCGGATATCCCACCCGACGTTTCGCGCCGTGGCGAAGACATCGATGCAGGACGCTTCCATGCTGGGCCGCATGAGGTCCATATGGCGGCAGAACCGGCGCATGCTCTCGTCGACAACCCCGTCCGTCGTCTCGGCGATACAGTCGTCACAGAATATGCAGGGGTACGCACCAAAGCCGAATGCCCGGTAAAAACCATCATAAAACGCCTTTTTCTCAAGATAATGAACGGTCGTGGCGATCCAGAGGATCATCTCCTTAAACCACGGGTGGAAATCCGCCGGAATGTCGCCGGGCTCTATCGTCGGGTGGGCAGGATCGCCGTCGAACCGGAGGAGTATCCCTGTCCGGTATTCGCGCAGCATCGCACCGGTTTCCGCGGGCCCCGGTGCGTAGGGCGGGCAGCTGAGGTGTTTGCCGTATCCCTTGCACCCGTACCGGCATTTGAACCGTACCCAGCTGGCGACGACGACGTCTCCGGCTCGAATCGGTGCGGCGACAGCACCCCGCTTCTCCGCAAGTGCGCACAGCTTCTCGATTTCATCACGAACAGCCTCCTCCATTCAGATACACTCCCTCTCCATCAGGTAGCATGAACCGGCGGGGGATAAATCTTCTGGGAGGATATCAGCGGGTTCCCGTATCCTCGGGGCACCGTGTCTGGAGAATCCGTGCCATGATCCGGCGTGAACTGCAGAATCCGTCTCCCGGATACGCCTCCGTCCTGACGACACGGGCGCTGATTCCCCTCTGACGGAGCTCTGTTTCGAGTCGCTCTTCCGAGAAATGCTGGTTGTACCCCAGCGTGATGATATCGGGGTGAATGTCGGCGATCGGGCGGAACATATCCTCCCGGTCCCCGAGGCGTGCGGCGTCGACGGGCTTGAGCGCCGCTACCATCGCGAGCCTCTGCTCTTCGGGGATCACGGGCCGCGGTTTGTGGCGTACGTTCTGATCCCTCGCAACGATCACGTGGAGTTCGTCTCCGAGGCTCCGCGACTGTTCGAGGTAGTAGAGATGACCGGGATGAAGGATGTCGAAGGTCCCTGTCGCTACCACGCGGACTATTCTATCACCTCCAGGATGCATGGCTGCCCGCCGGCGGTATAGCAGCGCCAGTCGTCTGCCCCGTACGGCGCCCCGACGATGATGTGGAACCGCCCGACAGACGGAAAAAACCGGAGATCCGCAGCCGACGGTTCGAGCACACCGTTCGGGTGGCTGTGGGCGCTGCCCGTCGTGCCCGTGCGGAGCGGCAGCATGTGCGGTGAGAAGGAGGCGCTTTCTTCGCCGCTTATCGTGCCCGGAACAAGCTCGAGCTCGTCCAGAATGCCGCCGTGGTCCCTGAGAATCGCGAGAAATTCCAGGGGGTGCTGGCTTTTCCCGATCTTCAGGAGCAGATCAAGCAAATCCCGCGAAATTCCCGGTTGCCTCATATGTACTCCCGTTCATGTTGCAGAGCGATCCACATAATCCTTTCACCCGTGGCAGGATGCATCAGAACGGCCCGTCCTGCTCGAAACTCCGCCCGAACCGGAGTGCGCATTCGGCCTTGAAAAGCTCCTTGCCGAGATAGGCGGCGTGATCAAGGAGGGAAACCCGGTCGTGCGCCAGCAGGGTCCAGAGAACGTCCTGCCACCGCTCCCCGCGAAATGCAACTCCGTTGTGGACGGCGACGATCATGCGGCCCTCGATCCCGATGCGGAGGTTTCCCCGGGGATCGTACGTGATATCGTCGGGCATGGGCATCGCATCGATCACCTCCGCATACGAGAGAGGAGGTTCGCGCCGCCGGCGTTTTTCCTTGATGACAAGGAGGTCGATGCCGAGATCCTTGGGGTACGGGCGATCCCGCACGAGTGCCATCATCTCCGTAGCGGTCCGCATCTCCCCGACCGATCCCAGAGTCTTGTCGGAGTGCTCGCTCGTGAAGATCACGGCAGCCCCGCATTCGTGTGCCATGCCCGCCAGCAGTGCATTGGCACCGGGGGAGTCCGCATCGAGCAGTTCGACAACGTTACCGGCCCCGAAGAAGAGGGGGCGACCGTCCGGTGCACAGGCACGCAGCGATAGAACGAGGCCTGATCCGACGGGCTGCAGCAGGGGATCGGCGATGAGACGGCTGATTCCTGCCGCCTCCGCCGCGCGGAGATTTGCTGCGAGATCGCGCTCTCCGGGTACAACGACCGCTGCCGCTCCCGCCCGGGCCACCTCTGCCGCCACGAGGGGGATATTCTCTTCCTGAAGCGAAAGGACAAGATCGGCCCGGAAGAGTGCCGCCCGGATCAGTTCGGGATCCTGGGAATCCACCGCGAGGGGGCCGGGGAGCTCCCGGAGTTCCGCGAAGCATCGTGCAACGTCGCCGGGTGTCGCATCGAACCCGAATCCCAGGTCAACGATATCCGCACCCGATGCGAAGAACCGTTCCGCGGCGGCGGCTATATCCGGGTGCCGGTGTGCGTCCATGATCTCCCCGAGCACCTTCATCCGGGACGTTCCTCCGATCTTCAGACCGCGGATCATGAAGTCGCACGGCGCCTC harbors:
- a CDS encoding proteasome protein, coding for MRQPGISRDLLDLLLKIGKSQHPLEFLAILRDHGGILDELELVPGTISGEESASFSPHMLPLRTGTTGSAHSHPNGVLEPSAADLRFFPSVGRFHIIVGAPYGADDWRCYTAGGQPCILEVIE
- a CDS encoding dihydropteroate synthase, encoding MRLLLPTGSITRGLVTRAAEGMDAEVVVTGEIASFLTPAQLRSHLSRGSYDMAIVSGMCTASFADVEKDTGVPIFRGPRHAADLPLILPRLDEITLSRTVPADDFLIAERKKAARARIRREEEEAPCDFMIRGLKIGGTSRMKVLGEIMDAHRHPDIAAAAERFFASGADIVDLGFGFDATPGDVARCFAELRELPGPLAVDSQDPELIRAALFRADLVLSLQEENIPLVAAEVARAGAAAVVVPGERDLAANLRAAEAAGISRLIADPLLQPVGSGLVLSLRACAPDGRPLFFGAGNVVELLDADSPGANALLAGMAHECGAAVIFTSEHSDKTLGSVGEMRTATEMMALVRDRPYPKDLGIDLLVIKEKRRRREPPLSYAEVIDAMPMPDDITYDPRGNLRIGIEGRMIVAVHNGVAFRGERWQDVLWTLLAHDRVSLLDHAAYLGKELFKAECALRFGRSFEQDGPF
- a CDS encoding sodium:proton exchanger, yielding MPGLAGALLVCLALLVLSKRVRFPPIPFYIGAGLVLGEAGLGLVAADEISAFLARIGLLFLLFSMGLQLRPDQIRIRGSSFAAAGIIDCAVNIPLGFIGGLALGIPIYEALLIAAAFYISSSAMAVASLIENKKLFLAEAETVVWLMVFEDIVLVLFVALFSSTGQGAVSVFARTAVVVAACFLVVRYGRQALISLLSREDEVPLVFSFSAVIGAAWLAGMLGVPETLLVIALGSALSQTVPGVLEAQIRPFRDVFLIVFFVFFGITIDFAGIPPLPALVALAVLALLSKLLSGALIGRVVHRRAGSGVEIWSHTAARGEFSIALAAVFGSAAVSGTVAALVVITSLCGALLGKYGTALFPRALRNVSDSHRSGRP
- a CDS encoding potassium transporter TrkA, which encodes MAFRSVALPGVGTKYELETDNGDTIAIVYLENGRIQLYTSPSGGETCTVELTNPESRRLGSVLSGAIMEAEDEGVEISFSALADLRISVHTYLVSRAIEGMSIANLAIRSRTGASVIAVSRGDKHVINPHPEFIFEAGDTVVVIGEADQLRTFERTILEK
- a CDS encoding metal-binding protein, whose protein sequence is MEEAVRDEIEKLCALAEKRGAVAAPIRAGDVVVASWVRFKCRYGCKGYGKHLSCPPYAPGPAETGAMLREYRTGILLRFDGDPAHPTIEPGDIPADFHPWFKEMILWIATTVHYLEKKAFYDGFYRAFGFGAYPCIFCDDCIAETTDGVVDESMRRFCRHMDLMRPSMEASCIDVFATARNVGWDIRPIPCRDMEYGKIEHGDIKSVGLVLVD
- a CDS encoding FAD synthase, which produces MVRVVATGTFDILHPGHLYYLEQSRSLGDELHVIVARDQNVRHKPRPVIPEEQRLAMVAALKPVDAARLGDREDMFRPIADIHPDIITLGYNQHFSEERLETELRQRGISARVVRTEAYPGDGFCSSRRIMARILQTRCPEDTGTR